A genomic region of Lodderomyces elongisporus chromosome 5, complete sequence contains the following coding sequences:
- the ARG83 gene encoding Putative transcription factor: protein MPKKGRTFNGCWTCRSRKVKCDLTQPYCTRCAKSGRKCQGYEIRLGWSNPISISEKDGEMITLKMGDDLDSFQRRSIELMKFPQSMNYETYQQLNDILEEIENSVVLFGKGCVGPFRCFHFQKRSKLDRGVNISDIDSHSSSNLEPPPKRMRITTNNNENENEDENEIGQKQGKVITKVSSASTSSRKNSHGTLFSKTNRANVHYDLINYAKLTILAIKGPDYKFNEQNMMHILYPKFFPNVDSDDDWLANAKMVNNKLYKKQGENLVIHALFRTLLNNFRSDFISISRVGFENNYIDIILLPFIKSIVGEFVCWEFAYWEEIVEADTVVANKEKDYNDDEDADAEEDDDEEDDFEETGGNSYINNKGDDDDNDHDKIDHRHLLASIKLCIICLTLGLSAFNLSRKTCLGKKNVCNFNDENETNVKSNEDYEDDESDNNESDNNESDDNVYEVDEFLRISMELRKISIKLLNRHLDDADEISEFQKEQQASSVPSVQYAMADYDTMLLLALILQIELDNFFSVFENLDLIYAIGDLVIKTKFESKKRMETINRLLINIFKLKYFMYESTQAVNTVNYQINDKDIEHNYGDLKDDYNLISSVDSDDDDDDDDFDKVYQNNSDDDMGINVDADADANDEQTVQMQPTIKNMITTDGSGVSKYVPTAYTISFEQNKKFKDAYEVTTASELGPSHKMKFTPYIATKFTSMFDADLIYLMFGIPRDLLLIFHESIHLANHKNIFNLRNVFPRNFPRISAEVEDRIINWNHTRSNWSLDPSNSFHEFLINNVNSFHYAVIICHHKLMKKNFCAEQYQDLVDKCLMYLECAIRVSQKLQLQYRPMFWNLLMCGSIAVGTMRQERIRQIWDFECYRNQPNYWRSKQILFEIWDRRNNGEDEEHLGFMNMIREWDICLSLG, encoded by the coding sequence ATGCCAAAAAAGGGCCGGACATTCAATGGATGCTGGACATGCCGTAGTCGTAAAGTCAAATGTGACTTGACCCAGCCATATTGTACGCGTTGCGCAAAACTGGGCCGAAAATGTCAAGGGTATGAGATAAGATTAGGCTGGAGTAATCCTATATCGATATCGGAAAAAGATGGCGAGATGATTACTTTGAAAATGGGCGATGATTTAGATTCATTTCAAAGGAGAAGTATTGAGTTGATGAAGTTTCCACAAAGCATGAATTATGAAACATACCAGCAATTAAATGACATTTTGGAAGAGATTGAAAACTCCGTGGTTCTATTTGGTAAAGGATGTGTAGGACCTTTTCGATGCttccattttcaaaaaagaagcaagcTAGACCGTGGTGTAAATATTAGCGATATAGACTCACACCTGCTGCTGAATCTCGAGCCACCGCCAAAACGAATGCGAATAACTACAAATaacaatgaaaatgaaaatgaagatgaaaatgaaattggtCAAAAGCAAGGCAAAGTCATCACTAAAGTTTCATCGGCCTCCACGTCATCTCGAAAGAATTCACACGGAACTTTATTTAGCAAAACCAATCGAGCCAATGTTCATTACGATCTCATAAACTATGCCAAGCTAACTATTTTGGCGATCAAGGGGCCAGATTACAAGTTCAACGAGCAGAATATGATGCACATTTTATACCCTAAATTTTTCCCCAATGTCGATTCCGATGACGATTGGCTAGCCAATGCCAAGATGGTGAATAATAAATTGTATAAAAAACAAGGTGAAAACTTGGTGATACATGCATTGTTCCGCACACTATTAAACAACTTTCGACTGGATTTTATTTCCATATCGCGAGTAGGGTTTGAAAATAACTACATTGACATCATCTTGCTACCATTTATTAAGCTGATTGTGGGCGAGTTTGTATGTTGGGAGTTTGCCTATTGGGAGGAAATTGTGGAGGCAGACACAGTTGTAGCaaacaaagagaaggaTTACAATGACGACGAGGACGCGGACGCGGAggaggatgatgatgaagaggacGACTTTGAGGAGACTGGCGGGAATAGCTACATCAATAATAAAggtgatgacgatgataaTGACCATGATAAAATTGATCATCGCCATCTACTAGCGAGCATAAAGCTATGTATCATTTGCCTTACTCTTGGGCTAAGTGCTTTCAATTTGTCGAGGAAAACTTGTCttggtaaaaaaaatgtttgcAACTTTAacgatgaaaatgaaactaATGTCAAATCTAACGAGGActatgaagatgatgaaagTGATAACAATGAAAGTGATAACAATGAAAGCGATGACAATGTATACGAAGTTGATGAGTTCTTACGCATAAGTATGGAATTGCGGAAAATAAGCATCAAGCTACTTAACCGCCACCTTGACGATGCTGATGAAATATCCgagtttcaaaaagaacaacaggCGCTGTCTGTGCCGCTGGTGCAGTATGCCATGGCCGATTACGACACTATGCTATTACTAGCACTTATCCTTCAAATTGAGCTCGATAATTTCTTTAGcgtatttgaaaatttggaCTTGATATATGCTATAGGAGATCTTGttatcaaaacaaaatttgaatCTAAAAAGAGGATGGAGACGATAAATCGTCTTTTGATaaacattttcaaactcaagTATTTTATGTACGAGAGCACGCAAGCCGTAAACACGGTTAATTATCAGATCAATGACAAAGATATTGAGCACAATTATGGAGATTTAAAAGACGATTACAACCTCATTAGTCTGGTGGATagtgacgatgatgatgatgatgatgattttgaCAAAGTATACCAAAACAACAGCGACGACGATATGGGTATCAACgttgatgctgatgctgatgctaATGATGAGCAAACTGTGCAGATGCAACCCACCATCAAAAATATGATAACAACCGATGGTTCGGGTGTTTCGAAATACGTCCCAACTGCTTACACTATTAGttttgaacaaaacaaaaagtttaaAGACGCATACGAGGTGACAACTGCGTCTGAGCTTGGACCATCGCACAAGATGAAGTTCACTCCATACATTGCAACAAAATTTACTTCAATGTTTGATGCTGATTTAATTTATCTCATGTTTGGTATCCCTCGtgatcttcttcttattttcCATGAACTGATTCATCTTGCCAATCACAAGAATATTTTTAATCTACGGAATGTGTTTCCACGAAACTTCCCCAGAATTTCAGCAGAGGTCGAGGATAGGATCATCAACTGGAATCATACGCGGCTGAACTGGTCACTCGATCCAAGCAATTCTTTCCACGAGTTCTTGATCAACAATGTCAATTCTTTCCATTATGCAGTTATAATATGTCATCACAAAttaatgaagaagaattttTGCGCTGAACAGTATCAAGATTTGGTGGATAAATGTCTCATGTATTTGGAGTGTGCCATAAGAGTTTCACAAAAACTCCAGCTACAGTATAGGCCAATGTTTTGGAACTTATTAATGTGCGGATCTATTGCTGTAGGTACTATGAGGCAGGAACGGATTAGACAAATATGGGACTTTGAATGTTATCGAAACCAACCGAATTATTGGAGATCGAAGCAGATCTTGTTTGAGATTTGGGATCGGAGAAACAATGGggaagatgaagaacaCTTGGGATTTATGAATATGATTAGGGAATGGGATATATGTCTAAGTTTAGGGTAA